A portion of the Leptospira inadai serovar Lyme str. 10 genome contains these proteins:
- a CDS encoding transposase — RPQFIKFAYERKSNRFTCPSGRELKFKAERFLRGDNRYLDYRSTNCNGCKLKHFCTKDRSKAILVNSNNLKNNYVHLSPSKNYQPNEMDNFYTMEMRKKLRHPQSRKIYSKRFPSIEGVFGAIKGSRRGYRFMTKGIEKVSLEWSERCSAHNIAKLCGFRYV, encoded by the coding sequence AGACCTCAGTTTATAAAGTTCGCTTACGAAAGAAAATCCAACCGATTCACCTGTCCATCAGGTAGAGAACTTAAATTTAAAGCTGAAAGATTTCTTCGTGGAGACAATCGTTATTTAGATTACAGATCAACGAATTGCAATGGTTGTAAGTTAAAGCACTTCTGCACAAAAGATCGCTCTAAAGCCATTTTGGTGAATTCTAATAATTTAAAAAACAACTATGTTCATTTGAGTCCAAGTAAGAATTACCAACCAAACGAGATGGACAATTTCTACACGATGGAAATGCGTAAAAAGTTAAGACATCCGCAATCGCGGAAAATTTACTCTAAGAGATTCCCCTCGATCGAAGGTGTCTTTGGTGCAATAAAAGGATCTCGTCGCGGATATAGATTTATGACGAAGGGAATAGAAAAAGTATCTTTGGAATGGTCCGAGAGATGCTCCGCTCATAATATAGCAAAACTTTGCGGATTTCGGTATGTTTAA
- a CDS encoding IS4 family transposase, with translation MKTKHWSSTFETDLDWIEEEFLSLNLGDKRLNKRLKKIISAMSKRTDSSLPDIFGNWAGTKAAYRFFSNPNVSAEKIVTPHSIATKKRLQNQETVLVLSDTTEIYYRNRVRVEGLGPMNSEFDQGLLLHPSIAFTTEGIPLGILDFKMWTRLSLGSKHLSRDVRKKTPIENKESIKWLQGYRATCEFAEDSDAKYIFICDREADVFELFHEYVKAGENAPDLLIRAVYDRRIEGGEHSWSYLETLKPVDTYTISVPRKKGKASREAQIEIRFEKLSIKPPKFKEFESIDMYAVSATEINGSSDESIQWKFLTTIPIQTSEDAKKIIAYYKSRWGIEVYFKILKSGCMIESTQFKFGNRFKACIAVSAVVAWRVMMLTFLGRNIPGLKASIMFEPFEWKGAYCRLYETSKPPKEEPELSTVLDWIAKLGGHLARKSDTPPGPLTIFKGLTRLLDLAFMYKLFTQK, from the coding sequence ATGAAGACTAAACATTGGAGTAGTACTTTTGAAACCGATTTAGATTGGATCGAAGAGGAGTTTTTGTCGCTGAATCTTGGAGATAAGCGATTAAATAAGCGTTTAAAAAAAATCATAAGTGCGATGTCTAAACGAACTGATTCGAGCTTACCTGACATATTCGGGAATTGGGCCGGGACTAAAGCAGCCTATCGTTTTTTTTCCAATCCGAATGTATCGGCGGAAAAGATTGTTACTCCGCATTCAATCGCAACAAAGAAGCGACTTCAAAATCAAGAAACGGTTTTGGTATTAAGCGACACAACAGAAATTTATTATCGAAATAGAGTTCGAGTCGAAGGTTTAGGACCGATGAATTCCGAATTCGACCAGGGACTTCTTTTACATCCTTCGATAGCATTTACGACCGAAGGGATACCTTTAGGAATCTTGGATTTTAAGATGTGGACTCGTTTAAGTTTAGGTTCAAAGCACTTATCTCGGGACGTAAGAAAGAAAACGCCTATAGAAAATAAGGAAAGCATAAAATGGCTTCAAGGATATAGAGCGACATGCGAATTCGCCGAAGATTCGGATGCGAAATATATATTTATTTGCGATAGAGAAGCGGATGTTTTCGAACTATTTCATGAATATGTAAAGGCCGGTGAAAATGCACCGGATCTGCTTATACGTGCGGTTTACGACAGAAGGATCGAAGGTGGCGAACATTCTTGGTCCTATCTTGAAACTTTGAAGCCTGTAGATACATACACGATTTCAGTTCCAAGAAAAAAAGGAAAAGCCAGCAGAGAGGCCCAAATCGAAATTCGATTCGAAAAGTTATCAATAAAGCCTCCTAAATTTAAGGAATTTGAAAGTATAGATATGTATGCCGTATCCGCAACGGAGATTAATGGGTCTTCCGATGAATCGATTCAATGGAAATTTTTAACGACAATTCCGATTCAAACTTCGGAAGACGCAAAGAAAATTATCGCCTATTACAAAAGTCGTTGGGGCATCGAAGTCTATTTCAAAATTCTAAAGTCCGGATGCATGATAGAATCTACTCAGTTTAAATTTGGCAATCGATTCAAAGCTTGTATTGCAGTCAGTGCAGTCGTAGCTTGGAGGGTGATGATGCTGACATTCTTAGGCAGAAATATTCCCGGTCTAAAAGCTTCGATTATGTTCGAACCTTTTGAATGGAAAGGTGCATATTGTAGACTCTACGAAACATCCAAGCCTCCGAAGGAAGAACCCGAATTAAGTACGGTTCTGGATTGGATTGCAAAATTAGGAGGTCACTTAGCCCGGAAGTCGGACACACCTCCCGGACCATTAACCATATTCAAAGGTCTAACCCGACTTTTGGATCTGGCCTTCATGTATAAATTATTCACACAGAAATAG